In the Campylobacter sp. RM6914 genome, one interval contains:
- a CDS encoding isoleucyl-tRNA synthetase: MKIINSFFVGFLFVLAPIFTLFAGLKVNYFDHYGIDEYFNAIFIHNVPILWLAPLYLFVGYAFLYSKFRKFFRAFYVIVLLFSLLSWLPAIGLNVGERIFAEPDYDEFIQDSDSGVKTVNFRPLYKTKDTIYVIKNKGDYAVKIKRNK; the protein is encoded by the coding sequence ATGAAGATTATAAATTCTTTTTTTGTGGGATTTTTGTTTGTCTTAGCTCCGATTTTTACTCTATTTGCCGGGCTTAAGGTTAATTACTTTGACCATTACGGCATTGATGAGTATTTTAATGCCATTTTTATACATAATGTGCCGATTTTATGGCTTGCTCCTCTTTATTTATTTGTCGGTTATGCGTTTTTATATTCTAAATTTAGAAAATTTTTTCGTGCATTTTATGTTATAGTTTTACTTTTTTCGCTCCTTAGCTGGCTTCCTGCGATAGGTCTTAATGTGGGGGAGAGAATTTTTGCAGAGCCTGATTATGACGAGTTTATACAAGATAGTGATAGCGGTGTAAAAACTGTAAATTTCCGTCCTTTATATAAAACTAAAGATACAATTTATGTTATAAAAAACAAAGGCGACTACGCTGTAAAGATAAAACGAAACAAATAA
- a CDS encoding sulfite exporter TauE/SafE family protein, whose translation MDFATVVSIVSVAFLSSFSHCIGMCGGFLGLQAFFLKDKTQKQTLFFTTLYHLARIFAYVLIGTVFGAFGGIFVISGTSRAFLFFMIGFFLVFIGVALWVRGDLLKFIENDKISKFVTKNAFKLSKKHGILNFVALGFLNGLLPCGVVYYFAAMAIASSSVVNGALIMLLFGLSTLPVMVGFVTFFNLINETFKQIMFKISLIIVILNGIYLTFLGYMANNG comes from the coding sequence ATGGATTTTGCCACTGTTGTAAGTATAGTAAGCGTTGCTTTTTTAAGCAGTTTTAGCCACTGCATAGGCATGTGTGGTGGCTTTTTGGGTTTGCAAGCCTTTTTTTTAAAAGACAAAACACAAAAACAAACACTCTTTTTTACTACTTTATACCACTTAGCTAGAATTTTTGCCTATGTTCTCATCGGTACTGTTTTTGGAGCATTTGGCGGGATCTTTGTTATAAGCGGAACTTCGCGTGCATTTTTGTTTTTTATGATAGGATTTTTTCTTGTTTTTATAGGCGTTGCGCTTTGGGTAAGGGGGGATTTATTAAAATTTATAGAAAACGATAAAATATCTAAATTCGTAACCAAAAATGCTTTTAAACTTAGCAAAAAACATGGAATTTTAAATTTTGTCGCACTCGGTTTTTTAAACGGTTTGCTTCCTTGTGGAGTGGTTTATTATTTTGCTGCAATGGCGATCGCATCATCTTCTGTAGTTAATGGTGCTCTTATAATGCTACTTTTTGGTTTGTCTACACTTCCTGTTATGGTGGGGTTTGTTACATTTTTTAATCTCATTAATGAAACTTTTAAGCAAATAATGTTTAAAATATCACTTATAATCGTAATTTTAAATGGAATTTATCTCACTTTTTTAGGATATATGGCAAATAATGGATAA
- the ccoN gene encoding cytochrome-c oxidase, cbb3-type subunit I, which translates to MRPGQMLSYDYTVAKLFMFSTILFGIVGMLIGVIIAFQMAYPDLNYIAGEYSTFGRLRPLHTNGVVFGFLLSGIFSTWYYIGQRVLKVSMSESPFLMFIGKLHFWLYMILIAAAVVSLWAGVSTAKEYAELEWPLDIGVVLVWVLWGISIFGLIGIRREKTLYISIWYYIATFLGVAMLYLFNNMEVPTRLISGHGSWLHSVSMYAGSNDALVQWWYGHNAVAFIFTVAIIAQIYYFLPKESGQPIFSYKLSLFSFWGLMFIYLWAGGHHLIYTTVPDWMQTMGSIFSVVLILPSWGSAINILLTMKGEWVQLRENPLIKFMILASTFYMFSTLEGPILSIKSVNALAHYTDWIPGHVHDGALGWIGFMIMAAMYHMTPRFFKREIYSKSIMEAQFWIQTTGIVLYFASMWIAGITQGMMWRATDQYGNLLYSFIDTVVVLIPYYWIRAIGGLLYLIGFFMFAYNIYKSMSAPTISAEPKNASPMGGRLNVEVSNV; encoded by the coding sequence ATGCGACCAGGTCAAATGTTGAGCTATGACTATACCGTAGCTAAACTTTTCATGTTTTCCACGATACTTTTCGGTATAGTGGGTATGTTAATTGGCGTTATAATAGCGTTTCAAATGGCATATCCGGATCTGAACTATATCGCCGGAGAATACTCGACTTTCGGCAGACTAAGACCGCTTCATACAAATGGCGTAGTCTTTGGTTTTTTACTTTCCGGAATTTTTTCAACGTGGTATTATATCGGACAGCGCGTTTTGAAAGTTTCGATGAGCGAGTCGCCATTTTTGATGTTTATAGGTAAACTTCATTTTTGGCTTTACATGATACTTATTGCCGCTGCCGTCGTTTCGCTTTGGGCAGGCGTTAGCACAGCAAAAGAGTATGCCGAACTTGAATGGCCGCTAGATATAGGCGTTGTTTTGGTTTGGGTTTTGTGGGGGATTAGTATATTTGGCCTTATAGGAATTCGCCGCGAGAAGACGCTTTATATATCTATCTGGTATTATATAGCAACATTTTTGGGCGTTGCCATGCTCTATCTGTTTAACAACATGGAAGTTCCTACACGTCTTATTTCAGGACACGGCTCATGGTTGCACTCTGTTTCTATGTATGCCGGATCAAACGATGCTTTAGTTCAATGGTGGTATGGACACAATGCTGTTGCGTTTATCTTTACTGTTGCCATTATTGCTCAAATTTATTACTTCTTGCCAAAAGAGAGCGGTCAGCCGATATTTTCGTATAAATTATCGCTATTTTCTTTCTGGGGACTTATGTTTATCTATCTTTGGGCGGGTGGACACCATCTTATTTATACAACAGTGCCTGACTGGATGCAGACGATGGGCTCGATCTTCTCGGTCGTTCTTATACTTCCGTCTTGGGGTTCTGCGATAAACATTCTTTTAACAATGAAAGGCGAGTGGGTTCAACTTCGTGAAAATCCTCTAATTAAATTTATGATCCTAGCTTCGACATTTTACATGTTCTCGACGCTTGAAGGTCCGATCCTTTCTATCAAGTCTGTAAATGCCCTAGCTCACTACACTGACTGGATACCTGGGCACGTTCATGACGGCGCACTTGGCTGGATAGGCTTTATGATAATGGCTGCTATGTATCACATGACGCCGAGATTTTTCAAACGTGAAATTTACTCAAAGTCTATCATGGAAGCACAATTTTGGATACAAACAACCGGTATCGTGCTTTATTTCGCATCAATGTGGATAGCAGGTATTACTCAAGGTATGATGTGGAGAGCAACTGATCAATACGGCAACCTTCTTTACTCGTTTATCGATACTGTTGTCGTGCTTATACCATACTACTGGATAAGAGCCATCGGCGGTCTTTTGTATCTGATAGGCTTTTTCATGTTTGCTTATAATATTTATAAATCAATGTCGGCACCGACTATATCGGCAGAGCCTAAGAACGCATCTCCGATGGGCGGACGCTTAAACGTGGAGGTGTCAAATGTTTAG
- a CDS encoding response regulator transcription factor has protein sequence MSKILENLMILIVEDENEVRKLMQDVMTGEFANVITAQNGDEGLKKFKKYNPDIVVTDIAMPISDGLEMAMHIKEISKDTPVVVLSAYSEKERLLKAIDVGVDKYIMKPIDMDEFLTTLEHVAKSKIETTNIIEVAKGYTFNKTKRVLIKDGVEIPLTKKELAFISLLIKRLGALVLHDEIKNVVWVGESVSEAAIRTFVKRVRDKVGNDFVKNIPGLGYKIDVNL, from the coding sequence ATGAGTAAAATTTTAGAAAATTTAATGATCTTGATAGTTGAGGATGAAAACGAAGTTAGAAAGCTCATGCAAGATGTTATGACGGGCGAATTTGCCAATGTTATAACCGCACAAAACGGCGACGAGGGACTTAAAAAATTTAAAAAGTATAATCCCGACATTGTTGTAACCGATATTGCTATGCCTATTAGCGATGGACTTGAAATGGCAATGCATATAAAAGAAATTTCAAAAGATACGCCGGTAGTCGTGCTTAGTGCTTATAGTGAAAAAGAGAGACTTCTTAAGGCTATAGATGTCGGCGTGGATAAATACATCATGAAGCCTATCGATATGGACGAGTTTTTAACCACTCTTGAGCATGTAGCAAAAAGCAAGATAGAAACTACAAACATTATCGAAGTTGCAAAAGGTTACACATTTAACAAAACCAAGAGAGTTTTGATAAAAGACGGAGTTGAAATTCCGCTTACAAAAAAAGAGTTGGCATTTATTTCGTTGCTGATAAAACGCCTTGGTGCACTTGTGTTACACGACGAGATCAAAAACGTAGTTTGGGTTGGAGAGAGTGTTTCTGAAGCCGCGATTAGAACATTTGTTAAACGCGTAAGAGATAAAGTGGGAAATGATTTTGTTAAAAATATACCTGGTCTTGGATATAAAATAGACGTAAATTTATAA
- the carA gene encoding glutamine-hydrolyzing carbamoyl-phosphate synthase small subunit — protein MKAYIYIENGTYLEAKAFGAHGECAGELVFNTSLTGYEEIMSDPSYAGQFIVFTMPEIGIVGVNDDDMESHKIYASGVIMRSYNEFASNYRSQKTLGEFFKEQGKFGVYDVDTRFLTKMLRDEGALMAYISTQISDKEELKRRLEASGRIEDTNYVKVVGSTDEYEHKFGSWDKTAKIYKPLKSIGKKIAVLDFGVKRNILNELCEVGLEVVVVPHSVKAEYLIEKFKNGEINGVFLSNGPGEPKSLKSEISEIKKIIDAKIPIFAICLGHQLLSNAMGYPTYKLKFGQHGANHPVLNLETKAIEITTQNHNYNVPEEIAEVAHITHRNLFDGTIEGVRYKDFPVFSVQHHPEASSGPNESKYIFKQFIEIL, from the coding sequence ATGAAAGCTTATATTTACATCGAAAACGGCACATATCTTGAAGCAAAAGCGTTTGGAGCTCACGGTGAGTGTGCCGGCGAGCTTGTTTTCAACACATCTTTAACCGGCTATGAAGAGATCATGAGTGATCCTAGCTATGCAGGTCAGTTTATCGTATTTACTATGCCTGAAATCGGTATAGTGGGTGTAAATGATGACGATATGGAGAGCCATAAAATTTATGCAAGTGGCGTTATCATGCGCTCTTATAATGAATTTGCATCAAATTATAGGTCGCAAAAAACATTGGGAGAATTTTTCAAAGAGCAAGGTAAATTCGGCGTTTATGATGTAGATACTAGATTTTTAACCAAAATGCTTCGTGACGAGGGTGCTTTGATGGCGTATATTTCAACGCAAATTAGCGACAAAGAAGAGCTTAAACGTCGTCTTGAAGCAAGCGGACGCATAGAGGATACAAACTATGTAAAAGTTGTAGGTTCAACTGATGAATACGAGCATAAATTTGGAAGTTGGGATAAAACCGCTAAAATTTACAAGCCTTTAAAAAGTATCGGCAAAAAGATCGCTGTGCTTGACTTTGGCGTAAAAAGAAACATCTTGAATGAGCTTTGCGAAGTCGGTCTTGAGGTGGTTGTTGTGCCTCATAGCGTAAAAGCCGAGTATCTGATAGAAAAATTTAAAAACGGCGAAATAAATGGTGTGTTTTTGTCAAACGGTCCAGGAGAGCCAAAAAGTTTAAAGTCGGAAATATCCGAGATAAAAAAGATCATAGACGCTAAAATCCCGATATTTGCGATATGTCTTGGACATCAACTTCTTTCAAATGCCATGGGTTATCCGACCTATAAGCTAAAATTCGGACAGCATGGAGCAAACCATCCTGTGCTAAATTTAGAAACAAAAGCGATCGAGATAACTACTCAAAACCACAACTATAATGTTCCTGAAGAGATCGCCGAGGTCGCTCATATAACACATAGAAATTTATTTGATGGAACTATAGAGGGTGTTAGATATAAGGATTTTCCGGTATTTTCCGTTCAGCATCACCCAGAGGCTAGCAGCGGACCAAATGAAAGCAAATATATATTTAAACAGTTTATAGAAATTTTATAA
- a CDS encoding DUF4006 family protein, with protein sequence MENTNRSVFALSGITGMLIAVVLLLSIVGVLTYFGILAQQDVANKPYKLENPSQIQMKSVDNAKHMVIKE encoded by the coding sequence ATGGAAAACACTAATAGATCGGTATTTGCGCTAAGCGGTATCACGGGTATGCTTATAGCGGTTGTTTTGTTGCTTTCGATTGTGGGTGTTTTGACCTATTTTGGTATCTTGGCTCAGCAAGATGTTGCAAATAAGCCATATAAGCTTGAAAATCCGAGCCAGATACAAATGAAAAGCGTCGATAACGCAAAACATATGGTTATAAAGGAGTAG
- a CDS encoding DUF507 family protein, whose product MRMKLPHVPYVAHKIAIDLLNCGFVKLNKGIEPIVAKATEILNEDIAKERALEERANELLEKNEDEMQLMQVDRKNMFWLIKKKLAADFDVILTHEDRFSNVAHKILETVWKSSLVEYNVSENRVKNVIYSSIDGYLKNYEKIEDDVLEKIESYKHKLIPGTQEYDIVFERLYQDELKKRGML is encoded by the coding sequence ATGCGGATGAAACTACCACATGTGCCTTATGTCGCACATAAAATAGCGATAGATCTTTTAAATTGTGGCTTTGTTAAGCTAAACAAAGGCATAGAACCGATAGTTGCTAAGGCTACTGAAATTTTAAATGAAGATATAGCAAAAGAGAGAGCCTTAGAGGAGAGAGCTAACGAGCTTTTAGAGAAAAACGAAGACGAAATGCAACTTATGCAAGTTGATCGTAAAAACATGTTCTGGCTTATAAAGAAAAAGTTAGCGGCTGATTTTGATGTGATACTAACCCATGAGGATAGGTTTAGCAACGTAGCTCATAAAATTTTAGAGACGGTATGGAAGAGTAGTTTGGTTGAGTATAATGTCTCTGAAAACCGCGTTAAAAATGTTATCTACAGCTCGATAGACGGGTATTTGAAAAATTACGAAAAGATAGAAGATGATGTTCTTGAAAAGATAGAGAGTTATAAACATAAACTTATCCCTGGAACCCAGGAGTATGACATTGTTTTTGAGCGCCTTTATCAAGACGAACTTAAAAAAAGAGGAATGCTGTAA
- a CDS encoding PAS domain-containing sensor histidine kinase has product MDNVKARFKQYQNAVEESNIVSKTDINGIITFVNDEFCKISEYTREELIGKNHNIVRHPDVPKESFRRLWSTILDKKVYKTIAKNLTKSGKVVYLNTTIIPILNLKGDIEEFLAIRHDVTKVIELNEQLLKTQDELEILNSELEERARKKTAELRALNENLQDIIKSEVAKNEEQTKLLVIQSRFASMGEMIANIAHQWRQPLNELSIALFKMKKTANNSDEEFENSYRRCKNIIKNMSNTIEDFRGFFAVDKEAKKFHISSSVHDSIFMLQGAIEREEIALKLNIINDVEIYGHKRQLDQVVINLLNNAKDALIERKVEDKTITVEVLLEENFGVLKISDNAGGIDEHVKDKIFEPYFTTKHSSSGTGIGLYMSKLIIDRANGEITAENTASGACFIVRLPIQGEFDE; this is encoded by the coding sequence ATGGATAATGTAAAGGCTAGGTTTAAGCAGTATCAAAATGCTGTTGAAGAGAGCAATATCGTCTCAAAAACCGACATAAATGGTATTATTACTTTTGTAAATGATGAATTTTGCAAGATTAGTGAATACACTCGTGAAGAGCTTATCGGCAAAAATCACAACATCGTTCGTCATCCTGATGTGCCAAAAGAGAGTTTTAGGCGACTTTGGAGCACGATACTTGATAAAAAAGTCTATAAAACCATAGCTAAAAATTTAACTAAAAGCGGTAAGGTCGTATATCTAAACACGACTATCATCCCTATATTAAATTTAAAGGGTGATATAGAGGAATTTCTAGCGATCCGGCATGACGTCACAAAGGTTATCGAGTTAAATGAGCAACTTTTAAAGACGCAAGACGAGCTTGAAATTTTAAATTCAGAACTTGAAGAGCGCGCAAGAAAGAAGACTGCCGAGTTAAGAGCTTTAAATGAAAATTTGCAAGACATTATAAAGTCTGAAGTCGCTAAAAATGAAGAGCAAACAAAGCTTTTAGTCATCCAGTCAAGATTTGCCAGCATGGGAGAGATGATAGCAAACATAGCTCACCAGTGGCGACAGCCTTTAAATGAACTTAGTATCGCGTTGTTTAAAATGAAAAAAACCGCAAACAACAGTGATGAAGAATTTGAAAATTCATACAGGCGATGTAAAAATATCATAAAAAATATGTCAAATACGATAGAAGACTTTAGAGGTTTTTTTGCTGTAGATAAAGAAGCTAAGAAATTTCACATCTCATCTTCGGTGCATGACTCTATCTTTATGCTCCAAGGTGCGATAGAAAGAGAAGAGATAGCTCTTAAGTTAAATATCATAAACGATGTTGAAATTTACGGACATAAAAGACAGCTTGATCAGGTTGTGATAAATTTATTAAACAACGCAAAAGATGCTTTGATAGAAAGAAAGGTTGAAGATAAGACAATAACGGTCGAGGTTTTACTTGAAGAAAATTTTGGTGTTTTAAAAATTTCAGACAATGCAGGCGGGATAGACGAGCATGTTAAGGACAAGATCTTTGAGCCTTATTTCACCACTAAGCATTCCTCTAGTGGTACCGGCATAGGTCTTTATATGTCAAAACTTATAATAGATAGAGCAAATGGCGAGATAACAGCGGAAAACACCGCAAGTGGAGCCTGTTTTATAGTGAGATTACCAATACAAGGAGAATTTGATGAGTAA
- the ccoO gene encoding cytochrome-c oxidase, cbb3-type subunit II, whose translation MFSWLEKNPFFFAVGVFIVIAYAGIVEILPDFANRARPLDTAKPYTVLQLAGKNIYMQDGCNTCHTQMIRPFKSETDRYGMYSISGEYAYDRPHLWGSKRTGPDLWRVGNYRTSDWHENHMKDPTSVVPGSIMPAYTHMFKKAADIKTAYAEALTVQKVFNAPYNMPDMPKLGSWEETQKDVLAEAGMIVDQMRDEEIKKAFANGEIREIVALIAYLNSLK comes from the coding sequence ATGTTTAGTTGGTTAGAGAAAAATCCATTCTTCTTTGCAGTCGGTGTTTTTATCGTTATCGCTTATGCCGGTATAGTAGAAATTTTACCTGACTTTGCAAATCGTGCAAGACCGTTAGATACCGCAAAACCTTATACGGTTTTACAACTTGCCGGTAAAAATATCTACATGCAAGATGGCTGTAATACTTGTCATACGCAAATGATTCGTCCGTTTAAAAGCGAAACTGACAGATACGGTATGTATTCTATAAGTGGCGAATACGCTTATGATCGTCCACACCTTTGGGGTTCAAAAAGAACAGGTCCTGACCTTTGGAGGGTTGGTAACTACAGAACAAGCGACTGGCATGAAAATCACATGAAAGATCCAACGTCTGTTGTACCAGGCTCTATAATGCCTGCATATACGCATATGTTTAAAAAAGCAGCCGATATAAAAACTGCTTATGCAGAGGCGCTAACTGTTCAAAAGGTATTTAATGCACCTTATAATATGCCTGATATGCCAAAACTAGGTAGTTGGGAAGAGACGCAAAAAGATGTTTTAGCTGAAGCTGGCATGATAGTTGATCAAATGAGAGATGAAGAGATCAAAAAAGCTTTTGCAAACGGCGAAATTCGTGAAATAGTTGCTCTTATAGCCTACCTAAATAGTTTAAAATAA
- a CDS encoding cytochrome c oxidase, cbb3-type, CcoQ subunit, with protein MDMQTIRELQAYGFFFFTVFLVLILYGYCYHLYKSEKTGRRNYEKYSNLALDDDPSSNVLEKKQE; from the coding sequence ATGGATATGCAAACTATTAGAGAGTTACAGGCTTACGGCTTTTTCTTCTTTACGGTTTTTTTGGTGTTGATTTTATACGGGTATTGTTACCATTTGTATAAATCAGAAAAAACTGGCAGAAGAAACTATGAAAAATACTCGAATTTAGCTTTAGACGATGATCCTAGCAGTAATGTTTTAGAGAAAAAACAAGAGTAA
- a CDS encoding cbb3-type cytochrome c oxidase N-terminal domain-containing protein, with product MEWFNLEDNINLLSLIGALAIIVLTVFVAGKYIKQMREEKDANAELSEHVWDGIGEYKNPVPIGWAVMFVLTLVWAIWYFLAGYPLNSYSQIGEYNQEVKTLNEKFKQEHANLDTNTLKDMGSGIYLVQCSACHGITGDGISGKAADLSVWGSEEGIYEAIVKGSKGLGYPGGDMPAGLGGDEANSKAIAAYVAKEISGIKSSKNENLVAQGKELYVSCAACHGDDGKGMDGVFPDLTKYGTSEFVVEVLNKGKKGDIGEMPKFDDSRLNEIQQKAVGEYILSLSRGK from the coding sequence ATGGAGTGGTTTAATCTAGAAGATAATATAAATTTATTATCGCTCATCGGTGCGTTAGCGATAATTGTATTAACTGTTTTTGTAGCAGGTAAATACATAAAACAAATGCGAGAGGAAAAGGACGCAAACGCTGAGCTTAGCGAGCATGTGTGGGACGGTATCGGTGAGTATAAAAACCCCGTTCCTATCGGCTGGGCGGTTATGTTTGTGCTTACTTTAGTTTGGGCGATATGGTATTTTTTAGCGGGTTATCCGTTAAATTCGTATTCACAAATCGGCGAATACAACCAAGAGGTAAAAACCCTAAATGAGAAATTTAAGCAAGAGCATGCAAACCTTGATACAAACACATTAAAAGATATGGGCAGTGGAATTTATCTTGTTCAATGCTCCGCATGTCACGGTATCACGGGCGACGGTATCTCGGGCAAGGCAGCTGATCTTAGCGTTTGGGGAAGCGAAGAGGGAATTTACGAAGCTATAGTTAAAGGCTCTAAAGGTCTTGGCTATCCTGGCGGAGATATGCCTGCAGGTCTTGGCGGAGACGAAGCTAATTCAAAGGCTATCGCGGCCTATGTTGCTAAAGAAATTTCAGGTATCAAGTCCAGCAAAAATGAAAATTTAGTAGCCCAAGGTAAAGAGCTTTATGTTTCTTGTGCGGCTTGTCACGGCGATGACGGCAAAGGCATGGATGGAGTCTTCCCTGACCTTACTAAATACGGAACAAGCGAATTTGTGGTCGAGGTTTTAAACAAAGGCAAAAAAGGCGATATCGGCGAGATGCCTAAATTTGACGACAGTAGGCTTAATGAAATTCAACAAAAAGCTGTCGGCGAATACATACTCTCGCTTTCAAGGGGTAAATAA
- a CDS encoding FixH family protein translates to MWYLSFIEREQNVDKSKKTFWPYAIVLSIIGCVIACTATIIISLDYPVEMDNYYFERHQNINSNINEILASQKEFKAKFDVSFNDTNKSMSRAEPLNIILTPKTAQIPQLKYDLLLTRPDTNKQNINLNATYHNGILSTQDVKFPVQGRWQLMAKISDLNTTAFYKFEFFVGK, encoded by the coding sequence TTGTGGTATTTATCATTTATAGAAAGAGAGCAAAACGTGGATAAAAGCAAAAAGACATTTTGGCCTTATGCGATAGTTTTAAGTATCATAGGCTGCGTTATAGCGTGCACGGCGACGATTATTATATCGCTTGATTATCCCGTTGAGATGGATAATTACTACTTTGAAAGACATCAAAATATAAATAGCAATATCAATGAAATACTGGCATCACAAAAGGAATTTAAAGCCAAATTTGACGTTAGTTTTAACGATACAAACAAAAGTATGTCGCGTGCCGAGCCGCTAAATATAATACTTACTCCAAAAACAGCGCAAATTCCACAGCTTAAATACGATCTTTTGCTAACCAGACCGGATACTAACAAGCAAAATATCAATCTTAACGCAACTTATCATAACGGTATTTTAAGCACTCAAGATGTAAAATTCCCAGTGCAAGGTCGCTGGCAACTTATGGCCAAGATTAGCGATTTAAACACAACTGCGTTTTATAAATTTGAATTTTTTGTAGGAAAATGA